The Campylobacter armoricus sequence TGATAGATAGTGTTAAAAAGCTAGAAGAAATAAAATACGATGTTGGTATAAAATATAAAGAAATAATACAAGCTTATGAGCTTTTGGTAGAAACTAAAGAGAGCTTAGAAGAGTTAAAAGAAGTTATTGCTTTATATAAAGAGTTTGAAAACGACATTAAATCATATTCAGAGCTTATAAAAAATTTCAAAGAGCAAATCGCAAATTTAGAAAGTGATTTAGAAAATAAAGCACAAGATATAAATGATAATCTAGAAGCTAAAAAAGAGCAAATAATCTCATCTATAGAAATAGCAAAAAACGAAGCTATCGTCAAATTTGATGAACTTGTTGCAAAATGTGAGGGCTATAAACTCCATTTTGAGCAAAGCTATGATAAGTTTAACCAAAGAGCTTTAATAGCTAATGAAGATTTGGGAAGATTAGCTGAGGTTGCTAAAAAAGAGCTAGGCAATGATAAGTTAATCTATGAAACTGAGTTAAAAGCAATAAGGGATGAAGTTTTAGGCATTAAAAACGATTGTTTAGAAAAAGTAGATACAAAGATTTCAACTCTTTTAGAAACTCTTTTAGAAAAAGAAGAAGAATTTAATCAGCATGTAAGCACTTCTAAAAATCTAATAGACAATCTTACAAGTATTTTTAATACTAATTACCAGGCTAAAAAAAACGAACTCAATCTTTTAGTAACTGAAAATATGCGTAATATGTATGAGAGCAAAGAAGAGTATATACAAGAACTTGAAGCAAAAACACAACTTTGCAAAAATGAGCTTGAAACAAAAAAAGATGAGTGCTTAGAAGAGATAGACGCAAAGGCCGTAGAGTATGATATAGTGAATATAAAAGAAGATGTTGCAAATTTAAAACCTAGGGTAGAAGCTTTAGAGTTTGATAAGACAAACAAAGATGCTAAAATTGATATACTAGAAAACGCTACTAACGCCAATGCTCAAAAAATAGAACAAACAAAAGAAGAGCTAAAAACTAAAGAAAATAGTGGTACTGCTGCTAATTTAGATAATGCTTTAAAACAAGAATTAGCAACACTTATTAATAAAAAAGAAAATACAGGTGTAGCAAAATCACTAACAGATGCATTAAAAACAGAACTTACTAATTTGATTAATGCTAAAGAAGCAAAAGGCACTGCTGCTAATTTAGATAAAGCTTTAGAAGCCAAGCTTACTAACTTAATTAGCGCTAAAGAAGCAAAATTAACTTTAAGTACAACAAACAGTGGTTATTACAAAACAACAACTTTTTATATAAATGGCAAATCTTGTGGATCAATAACTTATTCCACTTACAAACCAGAATCTTCTAGTGGCAATAACTTTTAAAGGAAATACTATGTTTTATAATCTAAACAATAATGATTTTTTAGAACTTGAAACTACTATATCTAGAATAGAACAAAAGCTTTTAGCACTAGATGGTACTAGTGATCAAAAAAGTATCAACAAAGCCAAGCACTTAAATGAAAGTAAAGCTTCATTGCAAAAATGCTTAGAAAAAAAAGATGATGATAAATATGATTTTTTCTTGCATCAAATTTATACTTTAACTTGGGGGCATAAACCCATAGAAGAAATGAATGAAGATGAAATCTTACCTTGCTATACAAAAGTAGATAAAGAACAAGTTAATATCCCTAGCTTAAAAGAAATAGCACAAAGTATTTTAAAAGAAGAAGTTGATGCGCTCATTAACAATCATCCTTTAATGCAAGAAAGAATGAGTGATTATGATGAAAAAGGAGTGCCAAGAAAGATAAGTATAAGACAAGCTAAATTAGCGCTTTTAGAAGTAGGACTTTTAGAGACAATAGAAACTATGATGCAAAGTGCTCCTAAGGCAACTCAAATAAGCTGGGAATATGCAACAGAATTTGAAAGAAATAACGAGCTTATTTTGTTTTTTCAACAACAAGCAAAATTAAGTGATGATGAAGTAGATGAACTTTTTAAGAAAGCAAAGGGTTTTTAATGATAGGAAAAAGTTTAACTTTTGTGCCAAATTCATATTGTAATTTTGCATGTAGTTATTGCTATCTTGGAAAATTAACAGAGCAAAAAGAAAAAACAAGTGATATGGCAGAGCAATTTAAAAAAATAGCTAAAAAATTAAAAGATGATGGAGTGATTATCACAGAAGTGTTTTTACATGGAGCTGAATTTAGTACTTGCTCATTAAAAGATAGTGAAGATTTATTAAGTGCGATTGATGATTATTTTAAAGAAAATAAGCATTATATTAAACTTTTTGAAAAAGAAAAAACAATCAATCATTTAGTGCATTTAAAAACTAATCTTTACAATCTAGATAAATTCTATGAGCTTTTTAAAAAATATCAAGTTGGCATTAGTGCTAGCGTGGATTTACCTTTAAGAATGCATGAAAAATATAGAGTATTGAAAAATGGAAAAAGCACTTTAGAAAAAACCTTAAAAATGATAGAACTTTTAAGCACTTATCCATATTTTAAGCAAATTTCAGCGACTATGACTAGTGAGCATTTAAATGTAGATGAGTTTGTAAAAGATATTTATATGCTTGAGGGCTTAGGTTTTGATATGGCAAATGATTTTTATATTATGTTTGCTTATCAAAGTGCTAATGCAAATAAAGAATTTGCTATGGCTAGTGATGAAGCTATGTTAAATTTTTATAAAGGCTTAAGAGAAAAGCTAAAAGACACTAAATATGCTTTTGCACTAGAACATTTTTGGTTTAAAGAGTTTTTGGGTGGATATTGCAACAATAGTATAAACTGCTCTAATCATCTTTTAATTCAAAAAAATGGCGATAGTTTCATTTGTCATAGATCGCAAGCTTTGAAAGAATTAAAAAGTGGAAATATTTTAAATCAAAGTTTTCAAGAAATAGAGTTTAATGCTTATAAAAACATTCAATTATTAGAAAATTCTTTAGAGCTTAGCAAAGATTGTTTAGAATGTGATTATTTTCATTATTGCAAAGCAAGTTGCGTGATAGAAAGAAAAGACACAGGACTTAAAAAATCCTACACTTGTGCTTTGCAAAAAGAAATTTATAAAAACAATCCTGATTTTTTCAAAGCTGATAAACAAAAAGCTAGAATGGAAATAGATGCTTTTTTAAGAGCTAATCAAATATATAAACATCTTGATAAAAGACTTCCAACATTAAGCTCTGAAATGTATGAAATAAAAAATTCTTTAGAAAATATCATAGCAAGAGATGAAATTTTAAAACAAGTTTATGATAAAAGCAATTTTTATCTAAGCATTAATGATAAATTACTTGAACTTGATTTAGAACTTGATGATATTTGCTCTTTAAAAAGACTTAATAAAAATGATGAAATTAAACTTTTTATCAAAAAAGATGCATTTTTGATTAATTCTAAAGAAGTGATTGATAATTTTGTATGGATGGCTTTAATCGGTGGAGACAAACAAAGATATGGCGAAGAGCAAAGATTAAAAATACCACACATTGCTACTGAATATTTATACTTTAATAAATTAAAAAATGAAGCTTTGGAAGTGGAAGGATATTTTGTTATAGATATTTCTTATTTTCTAAGAGCTAATGTAAAAAACTATAAAAAAGATGAAAGAAATTTTATCTTTTTTACCACAAAAGCTATGCGTGAATATCACTATGAAAAACACGCAAAGAATGCTTTTTATCACATACAAGCTATTAACTTACCTTTTTTAAGACTTGAATTTATTTGGGAGAATTAATATGCAACATTTAGAAAATTCAGCCAATATAGCTTTATTTGGAGGTTCTTTTATCTTAGCTTTTTTCTTTCAGTTTTTAGCATATACTGGCATTAAGGAAGCTCAGGCTATTACATTATTTGTTATTTTTTTGTTTGGGGCAGTAGTTGGTTTTTGTAGAACTTTAGCTTTGAATGAAAGTGTCAAAGCTTATACCTTTTCTGATCTTTTGTCAAAGTTTTTAATGCTAGGAATACCTTTTATGTTTGCTTTAGGTGCAAAGCAAATAGATGCTTTGTATTATTTTGTAGATTATAGTTTTAGCTTCTTGATTTTAGGAGAAATCATTTCAGTGATGATTAATATCCAATGCATAAAAACGAAAAAAGCAATAGCAGAAGTGGATATTTACAATATTGCAGTTGAAAAAATAAAGAATTTTTCAAGTGGTTTTTTAAAAACTAATACTTATATAAAAGAAGAAGAAAAGGACAAGCAAGATGATAAAAGAAGAGATTAAAAGGGTTGTGGTTAAACCATTTGGAAAAGATAGATTTGAGCTAGTGCAAGAATATAAGATCAAGGTTGGGATTTTGGAAGTGGGTGTGCCAAAAGGCTTTAAAAGTAATGGAGCTGATATTCCTAGGATTTTTTGGAGTATTTTTCCACCAAATTCACCTGAATATTTAAGTGCTGTTGTGGTGCATGATTATTTATGCCAACAATCATATTCAAAAGATGATTATAAGTTAGCAGATAGAGTTTTAAAAGAAGCCATGAGTGAGCTTGGTTGCTCTAAAATTAAAACTTTTATTTTTTATCATGCATGCAATGCTTTTCATATGATTAAATGTTTTTTGAAAGGAATAAAATGAGTTTAGAACAAGTTATCCAAACACAAAATGAAAGCTTAGAAGAGCTTAAAAACAAAATGGAAAAATTAGTTCAATTTTATGAGAGTGGTAAGATAGATAAGGAAGAATTGGCAAAGATTGTAAAAGAAGAGCTAGATAAAATAAATCTAGATGATAGTATAAAAGAAGGTATTTTATCTTATATTAGCCAAAATCAAGATAGTTTAAAAGGGGAAAAAGGGGAACCTGGAGTTAAAGGGGAGCCTGGAGAAAAAGGAGAAAAAGGAGAAAAAGGAGAAAAAGGAGAAAAAGGAGAAAAAGGAGAAAAAGGAGAAAAAGGAGAAAAAGGAGAAAAAGGAGAAAAAGGAGAAAAAGGAGAAAAAGGAGAAAAAGGAGAAAAAGGAGAAAAAGGAGATGGTTCCTCTAAAGAAGAGCTAAAACCTATGATAGAAGAAATCATAAGTAATCTACCACAAAAAGAAGCAGGTTTTGTTACTTCTTATGAGTTGCCAAATGCTGATGTAAAAGCTGAAGTTGGGACGCTAATAAATTATGTTAATGAGGAAGCCTCTACTATTTATTTATGCATAAGAAATCAAGGAAAAGGTTCGGTATGGCTTGATTTGTTTTCTAAGAAAAAAATAGCCAATGAAGAATATACAAAAATAAAATTTAAAGTTAAAACTTTATCAGGGCAATATGGTGGCTGTTTGAGTGATGTATTGTTTGCTTTTTCTAATGGCTTTGCTCATACTATAAAGGCTGATGAAAGCACAGCTGCTAATTATGATGAAGGTAATTTTATTATCAAAAAAAGTGGCATAGGTGGAACTTCTAATGCTCCACAACCACAAAGAATAGATTGTCTTTCTGAAATTTTAGCCAAAGATGAAGTTTTAGGAAAAATAAAAACAACTGATATTTATAGATCTACTCATCATATCCATCAAGCTTTAATGCGTTATTATAATTTTGATAATAGTGCTGCAGTTGGGGCAGGTTGGACAACTTGTTGTCTATGGAATGCAAATGGAGAATATGAGGTAGAAATTATACTTTTTAATGAAGAAGTTCCTAATAAAATTTTTGCAAGAGGCACAGGGCATTATGGACAAGTATATATACATAGTTTAAGTGTTGAAAAGATTATAGCAAAAGCGGGTGAGATAAAAGAGACTATCCCTTATGAAGTTGAAGTTTTACCACCTTTTGGCACTGCTAAAGAAAATGAAAATCACGCTGGATATATCTTTGATGATTATAACAAAGCTTATTATCAAAGCAACACTAGTGTTAATGATGAGCAAAACAATTTATTTCAAGATTATGGTGCTCATGCTAATTTGTTTTTAATTGCACCAAAAAAAGGAGAATAAATGAAAGAAAATAAATATTTTAAAGAGAGTGAATTTAAATGCAAATGTGGAAAATGCAAATTGCCAAAAGGTGTGCCAAGTGATGAGCTTATAGACATTCTTTGTCAAATTAGAGAGCATTTTAATGCACCTGTGATTATAAATAGTGCCTATAGGTGTGCTTCTCATAATGCTAAGGTAGGTGGAGCTGCTAAGTCTCAACATACCTTAGGTAGTGCAGTAGATTTTATAGTTAAGGGTGTTAAAACAGAAGAAGTTCATCAATATGTTTTAGATAGTTTTGGTGAATTAGCTTTAGGAATTGCTATCAAGCATAATTTTAACAATGCTTATGCAGGTTTTGTGCATGTTGATACGCGTGGCAAAAAAGCACGATGGACTTATGCTTAAATTAAGAAAGGAGTAAGCTTTAAGTAGGCCAAAGGTGGTATTCTAGTCCCCTTTTAAAGGGGAAATCAAAGCTAACAAGCCTTGACTATAATTATACAAAGTAGTATAATTATTACTAGAATTTTATGGTTCAATTTTAATCACCACCTAACTGGGTGTTGATTAACACCAAAGGCGGCCACCTTTGGTGTTCCACCCTTTGAAATTATACTCAAATCTACTTAAACTTTTAAAATAAGAAATGATAAATCTTTTATTTAAAAATACAAAGCTTTATATTGCTTTAGCTCTAATGGCAATCTTAGTAGGATATTTATATCTTAAACTAGATAGCACAAATGCAAAATTAGAAAAAAGCCAAAGTGATTTAAATTTAGCTTTGGGTGTAAATAATGAACTCACGAGGATTACTCAGGAGCTTAAAATAAGACACGAACAAGAGCTAAAAGCACTCTTTTATGCAAATATTCAAAAAAATCAAATCAAAACAAAGGTTGATGATGTTAAAAACTATATATCCAAAAGCAATGAAACTAACACTACTAAGCTTTTTAATACTATGCTTGATAGGTTGTGGGAGCAAAACACAAGTATTAACCAAAATACAAATTCAAAAAGTGCAAATACCAAATGAGCTTTTAAGCTTAGAGCCTTTAAAAAGGCCTGTTGTTAAAAATGAATTAGATATATTAAAAGCTTATAGTGAGCTTTTTTATCACTATAAGCAATGTGAGATTAATATAGAAAAAATCAAGGAGCTAAACAATGAATAATTATGAGCAAAGATTAAGTCAGTTTAAAAAAATATACCCTGAAATTTTAGAGTTAAGTTTGGCTGAAAAATCCCCATTTGGAGAGTTAAAAAAGATATTAGATGATAGTATAAAAAATGATGTGATTAAAAATGAAGAGCAGTTTAAGACCTTGGCTAATGCATTATCTTTAGTAGGGCAAAGCATAGTAGCACAAAGCCAAACTACAGCTTTGGGCATGATATTACAAGGCGATGAAAATGAATTAAACATTGAAAAGAAAAAATTAATACAAGCGCAAATAGAAACTGAAAAGAAAAAACCAGCACTCATAGATAGACAACGAGAACAAATAGATGATATGTTAAGAATAGAAGCGGCAAAAGTAGCACAAGGATATAGTTTTGGACTAAGTGCAGGCGGGCTTGAAATACCAAAAGAGTTAGAAGCTTGGGTAAAAGAAAAAATTGAAAAAATAGATAAATGATTGATAAAAAATATAGAACTCCAAAATATTTTTTAAGAGCTAAATATCCACAAAATGCAAATGAGATAGGATATGTAGAATGTTATCAATCTTGGTTTATATATGGAACTACTTTTGTTCATAAATATGTAGAACTTTTACATAAACAGCTAATAAGAAAGGGTAGGGCTGTAAAAACAAAAGTTTATCATCCACTTTTCCCAAATTCTTATGGAATTGATTATTATGATATTAAAAGTCCTTCTAGAGCTCCTTATAATTACCACAATAGCGGGGATTTGGGGTTAAATCAATTTTTTGTGGGTCAAAATCCTTATGAATGGTATAGGGGAGATCCAGGAGATAAAAATGGAATATATCATGATACTTGCAATATTGTGAGAAAAGCTAAAGATATTTTACTATATGATGCAAATTTATCAAAAAATGTAGTAACTGATACAAAATATCTTTTTAAATATCAAAAAGAACTAGAAGGGTTTTATTATTTTTATAAAAAAATTACTTTCAATGACCTACACAAAGTTCCACAAGCTAAAATGTTAAAAAGTGTTAGTTGGGATAGCGATAGTGAAGTATTTGTAAAACCACAATATTTCTTAGTTAAATCAAAAATCGTAAATGGAGCTTTGCTAGAACCTAGGTTTAATTTACCAGATAAGAATTTTACACCCAAAAGAGTGAAAATAGGAACTAATGAAAAACCTATTTATTATTATAACTTAGCACCTTATTATTATGAGTTTATGCGATTAAATAAAGATGTTGTGGTTGTTGATTTGCTTGCAAATACAAAAAGCTATTTTAATGCTCCAGCCAAAAGCATTGATTTTGCAAAGGCGTTTGAAGAAAATATTAAAAAATCTAGATTTGGTGATATTTTTACGCCTATGGTTTTTAATGGGAATTTAAGCCAAATTATATATGAACAAGGGGTGATATTGCAAGGCTCTAGAACTCTTTTTAGCTCAAGAAGCTTTTTAACCCCTTGCTATAATAATGAAAGCAATATGCCTTATGGTAGAAAAGATAGATGGTTTATTTTATGGGATAGCATGTATGATCTTTATGTAGAAGAAGATAAGGAATGGTGGGAGTTTATAATAGCTCCTGTTGCTGCTGCTGTGATTGTTTTTATTAGTTTTTATACTGGTGGGGTTATAGGTGGAGCTTTGGGCGGTATGATAGGTGGAGCTTCGGCTACAATTATAACTAATATAACAATCGCACTTAGCACGCTTGGAGGCGTTATAGATGCATTAAGTTTTTTAGGCATAGTGGATAATGGAAGTTCTTTAGCTAAAGCAAATAAAATATTAAAATTGGTTTTAGCTGTTGCAGGATTGATAAGTGCTGGATATAAAATGGGAGTTGATATTAATACGGCAATTTCTAATCAAACTCCTATAGTGGATGTTTTAATTAATAAAGATGCTACATCTTCAGATATTATAGGCTATATTAGTGATATATTTTTAGGTTCTAATCTAAAAGAAGCTAGTTTGTCTTTAAATAGTAGTAAAGAAGATGAGAATGTATTTTTTGGCGAAGCTTCAAAAGAAGATGCCCAAATGGTAACTAAAAATCTATTAAATGAGAATTGGTATAGTTTTGATACCTTAGATATTTTAAATGAAAAAGATATTAAGATATGATTTATATAATTAAGTTTTATCTAATATATTTTAAAGTATCTTTTGAAAAATAAAAAAATATATGTTCTTAGCAAATTATACCCATTTTATACCTATTTGTGAATTTTTGGTATAAAATGTCTATAAATAAGCTATTTTATAGCATAGTTCGAACCTTGCTGGGGACACCAAAGGATTATTTATGTTTCATATAGTTTTGGTTGAACCACGCATACCGCAAAATACGGGAAGTATAGGTAGAATGTGTTTTAATGCAGGCTTTACTTTGCATATTATCAATCCTTTATTTAGCATTAATGAAAAAGCGGTTAAAAGAGCAGGGCTTGATTATTGGAAAAAATTAGATCCTTTGCTGTGGGATAGCTTAGAAGATTTTTTAAAAGAATATAAGAAATTTCAAGATAGATTTTTCTTTGCAACAACCAAGACTACTCAAACTTATTTTGATGTAAGTTATCAAAAAGGTGATTTTTTATTTTTTGGTAGTGAAAGTTTTGGTTTGCCTATGGATTTAATGCAAAAAAAATGGGAAAATGCTATTACTATACCTATGAAAGAGTGTGGTAGAAGTTTAAATTTAGCTACTAGCGTAGGTATAGTGAGTTATGAAGCATTGAGACAAAATTTCATCTC is a genomic window containing:
- a CDS encoding YcbK family protein, with product MKENKYFKESEFKCKCGKCKLPKGVPSDELIDILCQIREHFNAPVIINSAYRCASHNAKVGGAAKSQHTLGSAVDFIVKGVKTEEVHQYVLDSFGELALGIAIKHNFNNAYAGFVHVDTRGKKARWTYA
- a CDS encoding DUF1353 domain-containing protein produces the protein MIKEEIKRVVVKPFGKDRFELVQEYKIKVGILEVGVPKGFKSNGADIPRIFWSIFPPNSPEYLSAVVVHDYLCQQSYSKDDYKLADRVLKEAMSELGCSKIKTFIFYHACNAFHMIKCFLKGIK
- a CDS encoding tRNA (cytidine(34)-2'-O)-methyltransferase, which translates into the protein MFHIVLVEPRIPQNTGSIGRMCFNAGFTLHIINPLFSINEKAVKRAGLDYWKKLDPLLWDSLEDFLKEYKKFQDRFFFATTKTTQTYFDVSYQKGDFLFFGSESFGLPMDLMQKKWENAITIPMKECGRSLNLATSVGIVSYEALRQNFISFEKY
- a CDS encoding radical SAM/SPASM domain-containing protein; translation: MIGKSLTFVPNSYCNFACSYCYLGKLTEQKEKTSDMAEQFKKIAKKLKDDGVIITEVFLHGAEFSTCSLKDSEDLLSAIDDYFKENKHYIKLFEKEKTINHLVHLKTNLYNLDKFYELFKKYQVGISASVDLPLRMHEKYRVLKNGKSTLEKTLKMIELLSTYPYFKQISATMTSEHLNVDEFVKDIYMLEGLGFDMANDFYIMFAYQSANANKEFAMASDEAMLNFYKGLREKLKDTKYAFALEHFWFKEFLGGYCNNSINCSNHLLIQKNGDSFICHRSQALKELKSGNILNQSFQEIEFNAYKNIQLLENSLELSKDCLECDYFHYCKASCVIERKDTGLKKSYTCALQKEIYKNNPDFFKADKQKARMEIDAFLRANQIYKHLDKRLPTLSSEMYEIKNSLENIIARDEILKQVYDKSNFYLSINDKLLELDLELDDICSLKRLNKNDEIKLFIKKDAFLINSKEVIDNFVWMALIGGDKQRYGEEQRLKIPHIATEYLYFNKLKNEALEVEGYFVIDISYFLRANVKNYKKDERNFIFFTTKAMREYHYEKHAKNAFYHIQAINLPFLRLEFIWEN